In Citrus sinensis cultivar Valencia sweet orange chromosome 2, DVS_A1.0, whole genome shotgun sequence, a single genomic region encodes these proteins:
- the LOC102631413 gene encoding protein ENDOSPERM DEFECTIVE 1 encodes MIEVKKMAENEATAVIADTSSCSCTPAVAAPPQRRPRVREVSSRFMSPLASSASSSDQHPVTAKSPHHKQQQQQQQQRHRRQQDNKDTESVSSADENRPIETARSLESPLQFHSSKERRHQQQQPRSVMKLFNDNSNNTSKFAASGRCSNSSRPDTPTVSNLSRPLPRTLHLQRSTSGMATAATKLLQSISTQPSNAASSQNDALSSNVVDDIFRDSCTSDTDMLPTVSARSRTLAERNIINRVHGTATPCSRSLHLQPQLSNSQQHNGGFFSSIKGGEKPTPALSRSFSNSAKIGGLPLPPIPPPTGTDSRKGRKVSSHQEDLHSLKLLHNHYLQWRFANAKADSSTLTQRKETEKSLYSLGVKMSELYASVKRKRIELEILKRIKTLSTILEAQMPYLDEWCAFEGDYSSSLSEAIQALLGASIQLPIGGNVKADVREVGEALNSAAKLMEMIILHLQSFMPEAEEVEMLISELAKVTGGERALVEECGGLLSKTHTFQVEECSLRGQLMQLHQRVAVADQSQKDTNNSSLNAVNMR; translated from the exons ATGATTGAAGTGAAGAAGATGGCAGAAAATGAGGCGACCGCTGTAATTGCTGACACTTCCAGCTGCAGTTGCACACCGGCGGTGGCAGCACCTCCTCAGAGGCGGCCAAGAGTTAGAGAGGTCAGTTCCAGATTCATGTCTCCATTAGCATCATCAGCATCCTCCAGTGATCAGCATCCCGTGACCGCCAAATCGCCACATCacaagcagcagcagcaacaacaacagcaaAGGCATCGGCGGCAGCAAGATAATAAAGACACAGAATCCGTGAGCTCTGCCGACGAGAACAGGCCCATCGAAACCGCTCGGAGCTTAGAGTCTCCTCTTCAGTTCCATTCTAGTAAAGAAAGAAGACACCAACAGCAACAGCCGCGTTCTGTGATGAAGCTTTTCAATGACAATAGTAACAATACATCCAAATTCGCTGCAAGCGGAAGATGCAGCAACTCCTCTAGACCGGACACTCCTACAGTCTCGAATTTATCGAGGCCTCTGCCAAGAACCTTACATTTACAGCGATCTACCAGCGGCATGGCCACTGCTGCTACTAAGCTTTTACAGTCCATATCAACTCAACCTTCCAATGCAGCATCATCACAAAATGACGCGTTATCTTCAAATGTTGTTGATGACATATTCAGGGACTCTTGCACGAGTGACACGGATATGTTGCCGACAGTTTCTGCTAGAAGCAGAACGCTTGCTGAGAGAAACATCATCAACAGGGTTCATGGGACGGCCACTCCTTGTTCGCGTTCTCTTCATCTGCAGCCGCAGCTGTCTAATTCCCAACAACATAACGGTGGcttcttttcttcaattaaAGGCGGAGAAAAACCAACTCCTGCTCTCTCCAGATCTTTTTCAAACTCTGCGAAGATTGGGGGTCTTCCTCTGCCTCCAATTCCCCCGCCAACTGGGACTGATTCAAGGAAGGGAAGGAAAGTTTCGAGTCATCAGGAAGACCTGCACTCCCTCAAATTGCTTCACAATCATTATCTTCAGTGGAGATTTGCTAATGCAAAGGCTGACTCCTCTACTCTAACTCAGAGAAAAGAAACCGAG AAATCACTTTACTCTCTGGGGGTCAAAATGTCAGAGTTATATGCTTCAGTCAAAAGGAAACGCATTGAACTGGAGATTCTGAAGAGAATAAAAACTCTGTCGACAATTCTGGAAGCTCAA ATGCCATATCTGGATGAATGGTGTGCATTTGAAGGTGATTACTCAAGTTCTTTGTCAGAAGCAATTCAAGCTTTGTTGGGCGCCTCGATTCAACTCCCAATCGGTGGGAATGTCAAG GCTGATGTTAGGGAGGTGGGGGAGGCACTGAACTCTGCGGCAAAGTTGATGGAAATGAtaattcttcatcttcaaagcTTTATGCCAGAG GCAGAAGAAGTGGAAATGTTGATTTCGGAGCTAGCAAAAGTGACTGGTGGGGAAAGAGCTCTTGTTGAAGAATGCGGAGGTCTTTTGTCTAAGACACACACATTTCAG GTAGAGGAGTGCAGCTTAAGAGGCCAGCTCATGCAACTGCATCAGAGAGTTGCCGTCGCTGATCAATCCCAGAAAGATACCAACAATTCATCCCTCAATGCTGTTAATATGagatga
- the LOC102630799 gene encoding uncharacterized WD repeat-containing protein C2A9.03 → MSQLEGDEAIYYVADDYEMAEVDDDMYFRARLMGDSESDDDDDDEYDHLDNKITDTTAADARRGKDIQGIPWERLSITREKYRQTRLEQYKNYENIPQSGEGSEKECKPTKKGGKYYEFWRNTRSVKSTILHFQLRNLVWSTSKHDVYLMSHFSIVHWSSLSSKRTEVLDVSGHVAPCEKHPGNLLEGFTQTQVSTLAVRDNLLIAGGFQGELICKYLDQPGVSFCSRTTYDENAITNAVEIYNSPSGGIHFMASNNDCGVRDFDMERFQLSKHFSFPWPVNHTSLSPDGKLLVIVGDNPEGILVDSQTGKAIMPLCGHLDFSFASAWHPDGRIFATGNQDKTCRVWDVRNLSKSVAVLKGNLGAIRSIRFTSDGNFMAMAEPADFVHVYDAKNGFEKEQEIDFFGEISGMTFSPDTEALFIGVWDRTYGSLLQYNRCRNYTYLDTLL, encoded by the exons ATGTCCCAATTGGAGGGGGATGAAGCCATCTATTATGTGGCTGATGATTATGAAATGGCCGAGGTTGATGATGATATGTATTTCCGTGCTAGATTAATGGGGGATTCAGAGTCTGATGACGATGATGACGATGAATATGATCATTTG GATAATAAGATAACAGATACGACTGCCGCTGATGCTAGGAGGGGGAAGGATATCCAGGGAATTCCTTGGGAAAGGCTGAGCATTACTCGTGAGAAGTATAGGCAAACTAGATTAGAGCAGTATAAGAATTATGAAAACATACCTCAATCAGGAGAAGGTTCAGAGAAG GAATGTAAGCCCACAAAGAAAGGAGGGAAGTATTACGAGTTCTGGCGAAACACAAGATCTGTAAAATCAACTATCCTCCATTTCCAA TTGCGAAACTTGGTTTGGTCAACGTCAAAGCATGACGTCTATCTTATGTCACATTTCTCAATTGTTCATTGGTCTTCATTGAGTAGCAagagaactgaagtccttgaTGTTTCAGGACATGTGGCGCCATGCGAG aaACACCCTGGGAATCTGTTGGAAGGATTTACGCAGACTCAAGTTAGTACACTAGCAGTAAGGGATAACTTGTTAATTGCTGGAGGATTCCAGGGAGAACTTATTTGTAAG TATTTGGATCAACCAGGAGTTAGCTTTTGTTCTAGGACGACGTACGATGAGAATGCGATCACAAACGCTGTTGAGATTTACAATTCTCCcag TGGTGGAATTCATTTCATGGCGTCAAATAACGACTGTGGAGTTAGGGACTTTGATATGGAGAGGTTTCAGCTCTCAAAGCATTTCAGCTTCCCATGGCCTGTGAAT CACACCTCTTTGAGTCCGGATGGAAAGCTTCTTGTCATTGTTGGTGACAACCCAGAAGGGATACTGGTGGATTCTCAAACAGGAAAG GCCATCATGCCGTTATGTGGGCACTTGGACTTCTCCTTTGCATCTGCATGGCACCCTGATGGTCGCATCTTTGCCACGGGTAACCAAGACAAGACTTGTCGAGTATGGGATGTTAGGAACTTATCAAAGTCAGTTGCTGTGCTCAAGGGCAATTTGGGAGCAATTCGATCAATTCGTTTCACGTCTGATGGGAATTTCATGGCAATGGCAGAGCCAGCAGATTTTGTGCATGTCTATGATGCGAAGAATGGGTTTGAGAAAGAGCAGGAGATCGATTTTTTTGGGGAGATCTCCGGTATGACTTTTAGCCCTGACACAGAAGCCCTCTTCATTGGAGTGTGGGATCGCACCTATGGAAGTCTCCTTCAATACAACCGATGCAGGAATTATACATATCTTGACACCCTTTTGTGA
- the LOC102631098 gene encoding sodium/hydrogen exchanger 6 isoform X3: MTGEALQISPANDPRGSPAKEQQAAGVGILLQIMMLVLSFVLGHVLRRHKFYYLPEASASLLIGLIVGALANISNTETNISYLGGVMFLMYRLPFVECLMFGALISATDPVTVLSIFQELGTDMNLYALVFGESVLNDAMAISLYRTMSLVRSHASSGQNFFMVIVRFLETFVGSMSAGVGVGFISALLFKYAGLDIDNLQNLECCLFVLFPYFSYMLAEGLGLSGIVSILFTGIVMKRYTFSNLSENSQRFVSAFFHLISSLAETFVFIYMGFDIAMEKHSWSHLGFIFFSILFIIVARAANVFSCAYLVNLARPAHRQIPLKHQQALWYSGLRGAMAFALALQSVHDLPEGHGQTIFTATTAIVVLTVLLIGGSTGTMLEALQVVGDAHDGHLGENFEGNNGYAAPYDEGSTSGNKLKMKLKEFRKSAASFTALDKNYLTPFFTSHNGDEEDEEDEDLLPSSRRLSFHGPN, encoded by the exons ATGACGGGAGAGGCATTGCAGATATCTCCGGCGAACGATCCTCGTGGAAGTCCCGCAAAGGAGCAGCAAGCCGCTGGCGTCGGCATACTCCTCCAGATCATGATGCTTGTACTCTCTTTCGTCCTCGGCCACGTCCTTCGCCGTCACAAATTCTATTATCTTCCGGAAGCCAGCGCTTCTCTTCTCATag GTTTAATTGTTGGTGCACTGGCTAATATCTCTAATACTGAAACAAATATTAg TTACCTTGGTGGAGTGATGTTCCTCATGTACAGACTTCCATTTGTTGAGTGCTTGATGTTTGGTGCTCTTATTTCAGCAACAGATCCTGTCACTGTTTTGTCTATATTTCAG GAACTTGGCACGGATATGAACCTCTACGCATTGGTTTTTGGGGAATCTGTTTTGAACGATGCA ATGGCGATATCCTTGTACCG GACAATGTCCTTAGTGAGAAGTCATGCTTCATCTGGGCAAAATTTCTTTATGGTGATTGTCAGGTTTCTTGAGACCTTTGTTGGCTCAATGTCTGCAG GTGTTGGAGTTGGATTTATTTCTGCTTTg CTTTTCAAGTATGCCGGATTGGATATTGACAA TCTCCAGAACTTAGAGTGCTGTCTCTTTGTTCTTTTTCCATATTTCTC ATACATGCTTGCAGAAGGTCTTGGCCTCTCTGGTATCGTGTCAATACTGTTTACAGGAATT GTCATGAAGCGTTATACCTTCTCAAATTTGTCAGAGAACTCTCAGCGATTTGTATCTGCTTTTTTCCATTTGATATCATCATTGGCAGAGACATTTGT ATTTATTTACATGGGCTTTGATATTGCCATGGAAAAGCACAGCTGGTCACATCTCGGGTTTATCTTTTTCTCAATT TTATTCATCATAGTTGCCAG GGCAGCAAATGTCTTTTCTTGTGCATATTTGGTTAATTTGGCTCGACCTGCACATCGACAGATTCCTTTAAAACATCAACAAGCACTTTGGTACAGTG GACTTCGTGGTGCTATGGCTTTTGCTCTTGCGTTGCAATCAGTTCATGATCTCCCTGAAGGACATGGCCAGACCATATTCACTGCAACTACTGCCATAGTTGTTTTGACA GTTTTATTGATTGGTGGTTCAACTGGTACCATGCTGGAAGCTTTACAAGTTGTTGGTGATGCTCATGATGGCCACCTAGGCGAA AATTTCGAGGGTAACAATGGCTATGCTGCTCCTTATGATGAGGGCTCAACATCAGGGAATAAGTTGAAGATGAAACTGAAAGAATTCCGCAAGAG TGCTGCATCGTTTACAGCATTAGATAAGAATTATCTTACCCCATTCTTTACAAGTCACAATGgggatgaagaagatgaagaggaTG AGGACCTACTGCCCAGCTCCAGAAGATTGAGTTTCCATGGCCCCAATTAA
- the LOC102631098 gene encoding sodium/hydrogen exchanger 6 isoform X1, with protein sequence MTGEALQISPANDPRGSPAKEQQAAGVGILLQIMMLVLSFVLGHVLRRHKFYYLPEASASLLIGLIVGALANISNTETNIRAWFNFHEEFFFLFLLPPIIFQSGFSLSPKPFFSNFGAIVTFAIFGTFLASMVTGILVYLGGVMFLMYRLPFVECLMFGALISATDPVTVLSIFQELGTDMNLYALVFGESVLNDAMAISLYRTMSLVRSHASSGQNFFMVIVRFLETFVGSMSAGVGVGFISALLFKYAGLDIDNLQNLECCLFVLFPYFSYMLAEGLGLSGIVSILFTGIVMKRYTFSNLSENSQRFVSAFFHLISSLAETFVFIYMGFDIAMEKHSWSHLGFIFFSILFIIVARAANVFSCAYLVNLARPAHRQIPLKHQQALWYSGLRGAMAFALALQSVHDLPEGHGQTIFTATTAIVVLTVLLIGGSTGTMLEALQVVGDAHDGHLGENFEGNNGYAAPYDEGSTSGNKLKMKLKEFRKSAASFTALDKNYLTPFFTSHNGDEEDEEDEDLLPSSRRLSFHGPN encoded by the exons ATGACGGGAGAGGCATTGCAGATATCTCCGGCGAACGATCCTCGTGGAAGTCCCGCAAAGGAGCAGCAAGCCGCTGGCGTCGGCATACTCCTCCAGATCATGATGCTTGTACTCTCTTTCGTCCTCGGCCACGTCCTTCGCCGTCACAAATTCTATTATCTTCCGGAAGCCAGCGCTTCTCTTCTCATag GTTTAATTGTTGGTGCACTGGCTAATATCTCTAATACTGAAACAAATATTAg GGCTTGGTTTAATTTCCATGAAgagtttttctttctatttctgTTGCCTCCGATCATATT TCAGTCAGGGTTCAGCTTATCTCCG aaaccttttttttctaactttgGAGCCATTGTGACATTTGCTATTTTTGGAACCTTTTTAGCTTCAATGGTCACGGGTATACTAGT TTACCTTGGTGGAGTGATGTTCCTCATGTACAGACTTCCATTTGTTGAGTGCTTGATGTTTGGTGCTCTTATTTCAGCAACAGATCCTGTCACTGTTTTGTCTATATTTCAG GAACTTGGCACGGATATGAACCTCTACGCATTGGTTTTTGGGGAATCTGTTTTGAACGATGCA ATGGCGATATCCTTGTACCG GACAATGTCCTTAGTGAGAAGTCATGCTTCATCTGGGCAAAATTTCTTTATGGTGATTGTCAGGTTTCTTGAGACCTTTGTTGGCTCAATGTCTGCAG GTGTTGGAGTTGGATTTATTTCTGCTTTg CTTTTCAAGTATGCCGGATTGGATATTGACAA TCTCCAGAACTTAGAGTGCTGTCTCTTTGTTCTTTTTCCATATTTCTC ATACATGCTTGCAGAAGGTCTTGGCCTCTCTGGTATCGTGTCAATACTGTTTACAGGAATT GTCATGAAGCGTTATACCTTCTCAAATTTGTCAGAGAACTCTCAGCGATTTGTATCTGCTTTTTTCCATTTGATATCATCATTGGCAGAGACATTTGT ATTTATTTACATGGGCTTTGATATTGCCATGGAAAAGCACAGCTGGTCACATCTCGGGTTTATCTTTTTCTCAATT TTATTCATCATAGTTGCCAG GGCAGCAAATGTCTTTTCTTGTGCATATTTGGTTAATTTGGCTCGACCTGCACATCGACAGATTCCTTTAAAACATCAACAAGCACTTTGGTACAGTG GACTTCGTGGTGCTATGGCTTTTGCTCTTGCGTTGCAATCAGTTCATGATCTCCCTGAAGGACATGGCCAGACCATATTCACTGCAACTACTGCCATAGTTGTTTTGACA GTTTTATTGATTGGTGGTTCAACTGGTACCATGCTGGAAGCTTTACAAGTTGTTGGTGATGCTCATGATGGCCACCTAGGCGAA AATTTCGAGGGTAACAATGGCTATGCTGCTCCTTATGATGAGGGCTCAACATCAGGGAATAAGTTGAAGATGAAACTGAAAGAATTCCGCAAGAG TGCTGCATCGTTTACAGCATTAGATAAGAATTATCTTACCCCATTCTTTACAAGTCACAATGgggatgaagaagatgaagaggaTG AGGACCTACTGCCCAGCTCCAGAAGATTGAGTTTCCATGGCCCCAATTAA
- the LOC102631098 gene encoding sodium/hydrogen exchanger 6 isoform X2 has product MTGEALQISPANDPRGSPAKEQQAAGVGILLQIMMLVLSFVLGHVLRRHKFYYLPEASASLLIGLIVGALANISNTETNIRAWFNFHEEFFFLFLLPPIIFQSGFSLSPKPFFSNFGAIVTFAIFGTFLASMVTGILVYLGGVMFLMYRLPFVECLMFGALISATDPVTVLSIFQELGTDMNLYALVFGESVLNDAMAISLYRTMSLVRSHASSGQNFFMVIVRFLETFVGSMSAGVGVGFISALLFKYAGLDIDNLQNLECCLFVLFPYFSYMLAEGLGLSGIVSILFTGIVMKRYTFSNLSENSQRFVSAFFHLISSLAETFVFIYMGFDIAMEKHSWSHLGFIFFSILFIIVARAANVFSCAYLVNLARPAHRQIPLKHQQALWYSGLRGAMAFALALQSVHDLPEGHGQTIFTATTAIVVLTVLLIGGSTGTMLEALQVVGDAHDGHLGENFEGNNGYAAPYDEGSTSGNKLKMKLKEFRKRGPTAQLQKIEFPWPQLTVIPETSRKQDEVRFVDNCLEMIVMLAS; this is encoded by the exons ATGACGGGAGAGGCATTGCAGATATCTCCGGCGAACGATCCTCGTGGAAGTCCCGCAAAGGAGCAGCAAGCCGCTGGCGTCGGCATACTCCTCCAGATCATGATGCTTGTACTCTCTTTCGTCCTCGGCCACGTCCTTCGCCGTCACAAATTCTATTATCTTCCGGAAGCCAGCGCTTCTCTTCTCATag GTTTAATTGTTGGTGCACTGGCTAATATCTCTAATACTGAAACAAATATTAg GGCTTGGTTTAATTTCCATGAAgagtttttctttctatttctgTTGCCTCCGATCATATT TCAGTCAGGGTTCAGCTTATCTCCG aaaccttttttttctaactttgGAGCCATTGTGACATTTGCTATTTTTGGAACCTTTTTAGCTTCAATGGTCACGGGTATACTAGT TTACCTTGGTGGAGTGATGTTCCTCATGTACAGACTTCCATTTGTTGAGTGCTTGATGTTTGGTGCTCTTATTTCAGCAACAGATCCTGTCACTGTTTTGTCTATATTTCAG GAACTTGGCACGGATATGAACCTCTACGCATTGGTTTTTGGGGAATCTGTTTTGAACGATGCA ATGGCGATATCCTTGTACCG GACAATGTCCTTAGTGAGAAGTCATGCTTCATCTGGGCAAAATTTCTTTATGGTGATTGTCAGGTTTCTTGAGACCTTTGTTGGCTCAATGTCTGCAG GTGTTGGAGTTGGATTTATTTCTGCTTTg CTTTTCAAGTATGCCGGATTGGATATTGACAA TCTCCAGAACTTAGAGTGCTGTCTCTTTGTTCTTTTTCCATATTTCTC ATACATGCTTGCAGAAGGTCTTGGCCTCTCTGGTATCGTGTCAATACTGTTTACAGGAATT GTCATGAAGCGTTATACCTTCTCAAATTTGTCAGAGAACTCTCAGCGATTTGTATCTGCTTTTTTCCATTTGATATCATCATTGGCAGAGACATTTGT ATTTATTTACATGGGCTTTGATATTGCCATGGAAAAGCACAGCTGGTCACATCTCGGGTTTATCTTTTTCTCAATT TTATTCATCATAGTTGCCAG GGCAGCAAATGTCTTTTCTTGTGCATATTTGGTTAATTTGGCTCGACCTGCACATCGACAGATTCCTTTAAAACATCAACAAGCACTTTGGTACAGTG GACTTCGTGGTGCTATGGCTTTTGCTCTTGCGTTGCAATCAGTTCATGATCTCCCTGAAGGACATGGCCAGACCATATTCACTGCAACTACTGCCATAGTTGTTTTGACA GTTTTATTGATTGGTGGTTCAACTGGTACCATGCTGGAAGCTTTACAAGTTGTTGGTGATGCTCATGATGGCCACCTAGGCGAA AATTTCGAGGGTAACAATGGCTATGCTGCTCCTTATGATGAGGGCTCAACATCAGGGAATAAGTTGAAGATGAAACTGAAAGAATTCCGCAAGAG AGGACCTACTGCCCAGCTCCAGAAGATTGAGTTTCCATGGCCCCAATTAACAGTTATACCAGAAACAAGTAGGAAACAGGATGAAGTCAGATTTGTAGATAATTGCTTAGAGATGATTGTAATGCTCGCAAGCTGA
- the LOC102606810 gene encoding uncharacterized protein LOC102606810 — MALKFLNKKGWHTGSLRNIENVWKAEQKHEAEQKKLDELRKQILEERERSEFRQLQEQAGLVPRQERLDFLYDSGLSVGRSDGAASASTSASGSGFKALEQPSSASGNQQSSVPGALFDDKPYSAGDAWRKLHSDPLLLIRQREQEALARVKNNPIKMALIRKSAEEKKGKAKKKHKDRSGGKKECAKKHRSSSKHSSSGQHSDSEYATSSKGERQGKIRNHNSSHPEEERLRNRRSDSGDELTERTRSKMDRYKDSKYREQSASGFSEPKNKKSDDRDSMKMNHDRSKLEKYPSEDRSNNYDAQSKSSYGSAPENRSDSHYKRRYVAPKLSEEELAARLHEMQANAELHEEQRWKRLKKAEEDDAREATRNRISRGKNFLDAAQKSVYGAEKGGSSTIEERVRRRTYYSQGRDASEGHAFRR; from the exons aTGGCGTTAAAGTTTCTGAACAAGAAAGGATGGCACACCGGAAGTTTAAGGAACATAGAGAACGTATGGAAGGCAGAGCAAAAACATGAAGCCgaacaaaagaaattggaCGAATTGCGGAAGCAGATCCTTGAAGAGAGGGAGCGCAGCGAATTCCGTCAACTCCAGGAGCAAGCCGGCCTTGTTCC GAGACAGGAAAGGTTGGATTTTCTTTACGATTCCGGACTTTCCGTTGGTAGAAGTGATGGAGCAGCTAGCGCGAGTACGAGTGCAAGTGGCAGCGGGTTCAAGGCTCTCGAACAACCCTCTTCTGCTTCTGGCAACCAGCAGTCGTCCGTTCCCGGTGCCTTGTTCGACGATAAGCCTTACTCTGCCGGTGATGCTTGGCGTAAGCTCCATTCCGATCCGTTGCTCTTGATTCGCCAGCGTGAGCAAGAAGCTCTTGCTCGTGTCAAGAATAACCCCATCAAGATGGCCCTTATCCGTAAATCT GCTGAAGAGAAGAAAGGCAAGGCGAAGAAGAAACACAAGGACCGGTCTGGTGGTAAGAAGGAATGTGCGAAGAAGCATCGTTCTAGTTCAAAGCATTCATCCAGTGGACAGCATTCCGATTCTGAATATGCCACTTCTTCCAAAGGAGAAAGACAAGGGAAAATTAGAAATCACAACAGTTCACATCCTGAGGAGGAGAGGCTACGCAACAGAAGATCAGATTCAGGAGATGAATTAACTGAAAGAACCCGTTCTAAGATGGATCGGTACAAGGACTCCAAATACCGAGAGCAGTCAGCCAGTGGCTTTTCAGAaccaaagaataaaaaaagtgatGATCGAGATTCTATGAAGATGAATCATGACAGGTCAAAGCTTGAAAAATACCCTTCTGAAGATCGGAGTAATAATTATGATGCTCAAAGCAAAAGTTCTTATGGTTCTGCTCCTGAAAACAGGAGTGATTCACACTACAAACGGCGTTATGTTGCTCCCAAGCTTTCAGAAGAAGAGCTGGCTGCTAGGCTGCATGAGATGCAAGCGAATGCTGAGTTGCATGAAGAGCAAAGATGGAAAAGGTTGAAGAAGGCTGAGGAAGATGATGCGAGAGAAGCTACTAGGAATAGGATATCTAGAGGCAAGAACTTCTTGGATGCTGCTCAAAAAAGTGTATATGGTGCTGAGAAGGGAGGAAGCTCAACTATAGAGGAGAGGGTTCGACGCCGAACATATTATTCGCAAGGTAGGGATGCCAGTGAAGGCCATGCTTTTAGGCGATGA
- the LOC102607103 gene encoding uncharacterized protein LOC102607103, which yields MGCISSKVVSRSTSFREQLNLLQKKADGVTCSRSGAYQPLLGSFASESNSCLKAGVDLGKTETSETWELTSNLEQEEGKQMQPPSPLLIKATESIDADSAIRSKSCHLFQNQEVTPHPLERSDEIKEERSIRSRSDKVHAWSFHTVEEFDEMMERIHFSRVKQTGFAGKDEGFSQLHHSKSSSYSFEHAEQAIKQLPSTDESQVEENTATEEDIFSSSRAQTTGVIQSPNSSRTAKGSDVIAHAAQNLDKGFRRKAMANELESLKMPTTIEFQGAAILQKFLHVGGQVYSPGAYVTPKFGGYSLPNDCGPVNKYTDGTIFDPELVAATEKAMEQLELEEENILKQIEENFKGEARLIGD from the coding sequence ATGGGTTGCATTTCTTCAAAAGTAGTGTCAAGATCAACAAGTTTCCGTGAACAGCTGAACCTATTGCAGAAGAAAGCAGATGGTGTCACCTGTAGTCGCAGTGGAGCCTACCAACCCCTATTGGGGAGTTTTGCTTCAGAGTCAAATTCATGCCTGAAAGCAGGCGTTGATCTTGGGAAAACGGAAACCAGTGAGACATGGGAATTGACATCTAATCTTGAACAAGAAGAGGGAAAACAAATGCAACCACCATCTCCACTTCTCATAAAAGCTACAGAATCCATTGATGCTGATTCAGCCATACGGTCTAAAAGTTGTCATTTGTTTCAAAATCAAGAGGTGACCCCTCATCCTCTGGAAAGATCTGATGAAATTAAGGAAGAGAGATCTATTAGGAGCAGAAGCGATAAAGTTCATGCTTGGAGCTTCCACACAGTAGAGGAATTTGATGAAATGATGGAAAGAATTCACTTTTCAAGGGTAAAGCAAACAGGTTTTGCTGGCAAGGATGAAGGTTTCTCGCAACTTCACCACTCTAAATCTTCATCATATTCATTTGAGCATGCTGAGCAGGCTATAAAACAATTACCCTCAACAGATGAATCTCAAGTAGAAGAAAATACTGCGACTGAAGAGGACATCTTTTCTAGTTCAAGAGCACAAACCACAGGAGTTATCCAGAGTCCTAATAGCTCCAGAACAGCAAAGGGATCAGATGTAATTGCGCATGCTGCTCAAAATTTGGACAAGGGGTTTAGAAGAAAGGCCATGGCAAATGAGCTGGAATCACTTAAAATGCCAACAACCATCGAATTTCAAGGTGCTGCAATCCTTCAGAAATTTCTACATGTTGGAGGGCAGGTTTACTCTCCTGGGGCTTATGTAACTCCAAAATTTGGTGGCTACAGTTTACCTAATGATTGTGGACCAGTGAATAAATACACTGACGGCACTATCTTTGATCCGGAATTGGTTGCTGCCACTGAAAAAGCCATGGAACAACTTGAATTGGAAGAGGAAAACATTCTTAAgcaaattgaagagaatttcAAAGGAGAAGCAAGACTAATAGGAGATTGA